The stretch of DNA CGCACCTTTGAAGGTTTTCGCGGCGCAAGCGCAGCAATTTCGGGAAAATCCGGTATCCCAGGAAAGGAATTCCATTTTGTGTCCGGTTGATTTGCACAGATTTGGGCTTGATATTCAGATCAAGATATTGCGATAGGAACGCATCTATTGAAGCAAGTGCTTGCTTCAGCTTTTCCGCTACATCCGAAAACAGTATGAAATCATCCATATACCGCACATATGCGGAAAAGCCAAGCCGCTGTTTGACATGGTGATCAAGTTTGTTAAGATAAACATTGGCAAAAAACTGCGAAGTGAGATTTCCCACCGGCAGTCCCCTTGCTCCATTGCCCGGGCAAGTGCCATATCCTTTCATGCTTTCGGTTTGGTTGCCCAGGATTGTTGCGCACAGCGAAAGCACCTCCTCATCTTTGATCTTGCGCCGGATCAAGCCAAGCAGGATGGCATGATCCACGCTGGCAAAGAATTGCTCAATATCCAGCTTCATATACCATTGATGTTTTCCAGCATAGTTTTGCGCTGAGCTTACTGCCAAATGCAAACCTTTGTGTTTACGGGTGGCATAAGAATCCTTGATGAATATTGTCTCAAAGATGGGCTCAATGATGTTTACCAATGCGTGGTGCACAACCCGGTCCCGAAATGCAGCCACACTGATGACCCTTTCCTTGGGCTCCCTAATCATGAAATATCGATAGGGCCGGGGCTGGTAACGATGCTCTTTCAGCTCTGCCTGCAAATCAAACAGATTCTTCTCGCAATTGAACATCCACTCAGAGGTCTCTTCCTTGCGTTTCTTGTGCCGGCAAGCTTTTTTATAGGCCAGATACAGATTTGACCAAGAGGTCAATTGATCGTAGAGAAAACCAACCCGTTTAGGCACTTTTCAGCCAGCCCCCAACCATTTTGCCACTTTCCAGCAGCTCCCGGCTGATATACACATACTGGCTCTCGCTGAGGCGTTGCATCTTGAAGGACATCTGTAGCAGTGCCCGCAGCAGGTCCAGCTTCAGATTAATCCTTTGCAGGATGTCCCGCTTCGACGCACTGTATATGGCCTGCACGATCAGCTCCAAAACTTCCAGGCAAGTGTTATCTATCTTTTGGGACAAGGAATAGCGCAAGTTCTTCGGAAAGCGCTCCGTCCTTGCCATTATCCAGGGCACAATATCCATCCATTTCACGTACAGAGGATAGTTATTCTTGCTTGTCAAGCTCCACCTCCTGCAATATGCGGATTATTGTCTCGCCATACTTATCCGCCTTCTGCTTCATTCCCTTGATCGCCACAAAATCAGCTTTGGCACGCGGCTGCCGCTTCACTATATCATGAATCTGGGAATTATACATGATAATATATGCCGGAATCCCTTCACCTGATGCCAATTCATTGCGCCAGTCCCGCAAGGCCTCATACTGCGCCAATTCCAATTCGCTCAGATCGTCCGTGCTGGTCTTTCCCCTGGCTGGCTTGCGGGAAACATACTCGATGAAAAAAGAATAGTAGATCTCCCCATTGCTGTTGATGAACTCTTTTTCTATCCGGACAATGCTTTGCTCCGCACAAAACTTGTTGAAATCATCATCCTCGAAGCGTCCATTATCGCGATCGAAACGCACCAACATCAGTCTATACATCTAACTCTCTTTAATATTTATTACATGGCGGCAGGGGGAAAAATCCCCCTGCACCCCCTTGTTTACTTCCGCCTCAAATCTTGTTCCCTTCGCTTTGTAGCTTGCAAAAGGCAAAAAGGACAAAAACCAAAAATCAAGGGGAAACCCTGAGACAGCGGAAGCCTACACTGCCGTGCGTGTGCGTAGCGTAGAGGTTGAGGTACCGACCCGAAACGGTGCAGTCGCCGGCACTGCTGCCCCAGCTGCCGCCGCGTAACACACGGTCCGATCCGCTCGCAGGACCTGTCGGATCTGTATAATTGCCGGTGGGATAATTGCCATAAATGTCCCAGCACCATTCCCACACATTGCCAGACATGTCGAAGGTGCCAAGCTCGTTCGCTGCTTTTTCTCCAACATCGTGGGTCCGGAAGCCGGAGTTATTATAATACCATGCCACCGCGTCGATATCGTTGCTGCCGCTATAGGTGTAGCCCTGGCTCTGGTTGCCCCCCTTGGCGGCAAACATCCATTCCATCTCCGTGGGCAGGCGGTAGCCGTTGGCGCTCCAATTGCAGCTTACATTGGTGTGGTTGGTGTATAAAGTATTCCATCCGGTAGGCCAGTTGTCCGGATTCGTGCCATAGCTGCTGTAGCTATAGCAAGGCGTAAACCCCTCCTGCATGCTCCTGCGGTTGCAGTATTCGATGGCGTTGAACCAGGAGACTTGCTCCACAGGACGATTGGGGTTGCCGCCAAAGTATGAAGGATTTGTCCCCATCACCGCTTGGTATTCATCCTGAGTCACCTCGTATTTGCCTATGTAAAAGGATGATAGCGTCACTGTGTAGTATGTGGTGGGATTGAAAGTGCCACCGGGGACAAAGATCATCTGGGATGGTAAGGATGTTATGGTGTAAGTCGCGCTGGCGATGGCGCTGGGTATCCAGCCTGGCTTGAATCCTTTTGCCTTCAACGTAAGCGTCGAGCCAACAATGATCGGGTTGGAATACAGCAGCGAAGCGGAATCGGGCTCGCTGCCATCCGTGGTATAGCGGATCGTGGCGCCATTTGTGGCGCAGGATATGCTCACAGTTTGCGCGGAGTCATAACTGCCACCGGGAGGATCGAAGACAGGTTGCGCCACCTCTCCCGCCCCGTCGTCGGCGAGCACTTTCACACGGTAATTGTTGCCGTTGCCCACGCCGTCCAGACCAAAAAACCAGTTGATCTGATACTGGGCGCCGTCCGCCGTGGCCGCTATGGTCCCATAGTCTCCACTGAGGGAGGTGGGAATGATGGTGTAGCTGGCCCCGCCGTCATTGGATACCCGCAGTGAGACTTCGCAGGGCAGGTTGTCCGGGTGGGCCAGGCGATAGCTGATCAAAACCACATTACCAGTCTGAGCGGCCATTACGTTCGTTACCGCCGGGGCTGCCGACAGCAGTCCGGCTGCCATAAGTGCAGTGATAAGTAAGAATAACTTTTTCATGACGCCCCCCTCACTTTAGCAGCACCAGTCTGGCGCTGGAACTGTGGCTGGGGGACTGAAGCCTGAGCAGATAGATCCCGCTGCCACAGATATTTCCCTGTGGGTCGCGTCCGTCCCAGACAAAGCTGTGGCTTCCGGGGAAATAGGTTTGGGAACGGACGAGCTGCCCGCTGAGGTTGTAGATGCCGCAGGTGGCGGTTTCACCTGTCTTGACGTTTAGGTTTACGCGGGCTTGGTCGCCGCTGCGGAAGGGGTTGGGGCTGGCTGGTCGCATCCAGGTGTTTTGAGCGTCCGGAGGCAGGATGGATTCATCCACCGGGGTGCCTGTGATGGTGAAAACATTGGATATGCCTTCCCCGATGAAGGCGTTCAGGCTCCCCACGAAAATGAGAAGCGCCAGGAATATTAGAGCTCTGTTCATGTCATTCTCCTTGATAATTATTATGCCTGATCTCTGTCGATAATTGGCGTCCGGGAGCGCGAAGACTTGCGGAACACCAAGCATAGGTTGCTGACCTTGGAAGTGTGCATTCTCCGGCTCGAAACGGCGAAGAAAACCAAAAGTGCTCATGTGAGAGTTGTTTTGGCCATTGTTCCTCCCAAATTTTTTAATATGTCATAACAGATGTTGATGAAGCAGTTGCGAACCTACTTCAAGGTCACCGTCAAACATCTTTGTGGCCAGATACACTTGCCGTTCAGGAGCCAGAATAGCGTCCTGGACCTGCTTGCATGCTGTTCCCAAACGGCTGTTAAGTTGTGTGTGTATGTAGACGCACATTCGAATCCATGTCAAGCAAAAAATGCTGTGCCCTCCCCCTTTTATCACATGAGATTACTTTATGCCTGGTGAATTTATCGCCAGAATCAGGGACCAGCCAATGATTTGAAAATCTGTAACGGCGACAAGCAAGGTGGGCAAACAACCCAATACATTAAGCTTTTATATCTTACGCCCACAGGATGATCCTGGCTGATACCCCCGGGTGAGATTGATAGCATAATTCGTTGGACCCAATTCAGACCGGGAGTTATTTACTGATGCAGGAAAACGCACCACCGGCACAGTGGAAACAATGCGCTAATAGTTT from Candidatus Cloacimonadota bacterium encodes:
- a CDS encoding SUMF1/EgtB/PvdO family nonheme iron enzyme, whose amino-acid sequence is MKKLFLLITALMAAGLLSAAPAVTNVMAAQTGNVVLISYRLAHPDNLPCEVSLRVSNDGGASYTIIPTSLSGDYGTIAATADGAQYQINWFFGLDGVGNGNNYRVKVLADDGAGEVAQPVFDPPGGSYDSAQTVSISCATNGATIRYTTDGSEPDSASLLYSNPIIVGSTLTLKAKGFKPGWIPSAIASATYTITSLPSQMIFVPGGTFNPTTYYTVTLSSFYIGKYEVTQDEYQAVMGTNPSYFGGNPNRPVEQVSWFNAIEYCNRRSMQEGFTPCYSYSSYGTNPDNWPTGWNTLYTNHTNVSCNWSANGYRLPTEMEWMFAAKGGNQSQGYTYSGSNDIDAVAWYYNNSGFRTHDVGEKAANELGTFDMSGNVWEWCWDIYGNYPTGNYTDPTGPASGSDRVLRGGSWGSSAGDCTVSGRYLNLYATHTHGSVGFRCLRVSP
- a CDS encoding HRDC domain-containing protein, which codes for MYRLMLVRFDRDNGRFEDDDFNKFCAEQSIVRIEKEFINSNGEIYYSFFIEYVSRKPARGKTSTDDLSELELAQYEALRDWRNELASGEGIPAYIIMYNSQIHDIVKRQPRAKADFVAIKGMKQKADKYGETIIRILQEVELDKQE
- a CDS encoding RNA-directed DNA polymerase (Reverse transcriptase) gives rise to the protein MPKRVGFLYDQLTSWSNLYLAYKKACRHKKRKEETSEWMFNCEKNLFDLQAELKEHRYQPRPYRYFMIREPKERVISVAAFRDRVVHHALVNIIEPIFETIFIKDSYATRKHKGLHLAVSSAQNYAGKHQWYMKLDIEQFFASVDHAILLGLIRRKIKDEEVLSLCATILGNQTESMKGYGTCPGNGARGLPVGNLTSQFFANVYLNKLDHHVKQRLGFSAYVRYMDDFILFSDVAEKLKQALASIDAFLSQYLDLNIKPKSVQINRTQNGIPFLGYRIFPKLLRLRRENLQRCVKGIEKTEKAFMRGVIEAETLYQSTRSRMGFIGFANSNHLARSIWGGNQQADQTV
- the avd gene encoding diversity-generating retroelement protein Avd gives rise to the protein MTSKNNYPLYVKWMDIVPWIMARTERFPKNLRYSLSQKIDNTCLEVLELIVQAIYSASKRDILQRINLKLDLLRALLQMSFKMQRLSESQYVYISRELLESGKMVGGWLKSA
- a CDS encoding T9SS type A sorting domain-containing protein; protein product: MNRALIFLALLIFVGSLNAFIGEGISNVFTITGTPVDESILPPDAQNTWMRPASPNPFRSGDQARVNLNVKTGETATCGIYNLSGQLVRSQTYFPGSHSFVWDGRDPQGNICGSGIYLLRLQSPSHSSSARLVLLK